A portion of the Perognathus longimembris pacificus isolate PPM17 chromosome 20, ASM2315922v1, whole genome shotgun sequence genome contains these proteins:
- the Tsen34 gene encoding tRNA-splicing endonuclease subunit Sen34 isoform X2 has product MLVVEVANGRSLVWGAEAVQALRERLGVGGRTVGSLPRGPRQNSRLGLPLLLMPEEARLLAEIGAVTLVSAPRPDPRQHDLSLAAFKLQQDQSFREQSTLAAEARETRRQELQDKIAEGQAAKKQRLDQDSGAAGGSQEASGSQAAEGSDANDGQASGEPEGTGPSNEVAPLSRSALLVQLATARPRPVKARPLDWRVQSKDWPHAGRPAHELRYSIYKDLWEHGFFLSGAGKFGGDFLVYPGDPLRFHAHYIAQCWAPDDPIPLQDLVSAGRLGTSVRKTLLLCSPQPDGKVVYTSLQWASLQ; this is encoded by the exons ATGTTGGTGGTAGAGGTGGCGAATGGCCGCTCGTTGGTGTGGGGGGCCGAGGCGGTGCAGGCGCTGCGGGAGCGCTTGGGTGTCGGGGGCCGCACGGTGGGCTCCCTGCCTCGCGGGCCCCGCCAAAACTCCCGCCTGGGCCTCCCGCTGCTGCTCATGCCGGAAGAGGCGCGGCTCCTGGCTGAGATCGGCGCCGTGACCCTGGTCAGCGCCCCGCGTCCCGATCCCCGCCAGCACGACCTG TCTCTGGCAGCGTTCAAGCTCCAGCAAGACCAGAGCTTCCGGGAGCAAAGCACGTTGGCTGCCGAGGCCCGAGAGACTCGGCGGCAGGAGCTGCAGGATAAGATCGCAGAAGGCCAAGCCGCCAAGAAGCAGAGGTTGGACCAGGATTCAGGGGCGGCTGGCGGCAGTCAGGAGGCCAGCGGGAGCCAAGCAGCGGAAGGGAGTGACGCCAATGATGGCCAGGCTTCTGGGGAGCCGGAGGGAACAG GACCTTCAAATGAGGTGGCCCCGCTGTCTAGATCGGCCCTGCTTGTCCAGCTGGCCACTGCCAGGCCTCGACCCGTTAAAGCTAGGCCTCTAGATTGGCGGGTCCAGTCCAAAGACTGGCCCCATGCTGGTCGTCCCGCCCATGAGCTTCGCTACAGCATCTACAAAGACCTGTGGGAGCACGGCTTCTTCCTCAGTGGTGCTGGCAAGTTTGGCGGTGACTTTCTGGTATATCCTG GTGACCCGCTCCGTTTCCACGCCCACTACATTGCTCAGTGTTGGGCTCCTGACGACCCCATCCCACTCCAAGATCTAGTTTCTGCTGGCCGCCTTGGGACCAGCGTCAGAAAGACATTGCTGCTGTGCTCTCCTCAGCCTGATGGTAAGGTGGTCTACACCTCCCTGCAGTGGGCCAGCCTGCAGTGA
- the Tsen34 gene encoding tRNA-splicing endonuclease subunit Sen34 isoform X1 produces the protein MLVVEVANGRSLVWGAEAVQALRERLGVGGRTVGSLPRGPRQNSRLGLPLLLMPEEARLLAEIGAVTLVSAPRPDPRQHDLSLAAFKLQQDQSFREQSTLAAEARETRRQELQDKIAEGQAAKKQRLDQDSGAAGGSQEASGSQAAEGSDANDGQASGEPEGTVLSSSKPGPSNEVAPLSRSALLVQLATARPRPVKARPLDWRVQSKDWPHAGRPAHELRYSIYKDLWEHGFFLSGAGKFGGDFLVYPGDPLRFHAHYIAQCWAPDDPIPLQDLVSAGRLGTSVRKTLLLCSPQPDGKVVYTSLQWASLQ, from the exons ATGTTGGTGGTAGAGGTGGCGAATGGCCGCTCGTTGGTGTGGGGGGCCGAGGCGGTGCAGGCGCTGCGGGAGCGCTTGGGTGTCGGGGGCCGCACGGTGGGCTCCCTGCCTCGCGGGCCCCGCCAAAACTCCCGCCTGGGCCTCCCGCTGCTGCTCATGCCGGAAGAGGCGCGGCTCCTGGCTGAGATCGGCGCCGTGACCCTGGTCAGCGCCCCGCGTCCCGATCCCCGCCAGCACGACCTG TCTCTGGCAGCGTTCAAGCTCCAGCAAGACCAGAGCTTCCGGGAGCAAAGCACGTTGGCTGCCGAGGCCCGAGAGACTCGGCGGCAGGAGCTGCAGGATAAGATCGCAGAAGGCCAAGCCGCCAAGAAGCAGAGGTTGGACCAGGATTCAGGGGCGGCTGGCGGCAGTCAGGAGGCCAGCGGGAGCCAAGCAGCGGAAGGGAGTGACGCCAATGATGGCCAGGCTTCTGGGGAGCCGGAGGGAACAG ttctCTCCTCTTCAAAACCAGGACCTTCAAATGAGGTGGCCCCGCTGTCTAGATCGGCCCTGCTTGTCCAGCTGGCCACTGCCAGGCCTCGACCCGTTAAAGCTAGGCCTCTAGATTGGCGGGTCCAGTCCAAAGACTGGCCCCATGCTGGTCGTCCCGCCCATGAGCTTCGCTACAGCATCTACAAAGACCTGTGGGAGCACGGCTTCTTCCTCAGTGGTGCTGGCAAGTTTGGCGGTGACTTTCTGGTATATCCTG GTGACCCGCTCCGTTTCCACGCCCACTACATTGCTCAGTGTTGGGCTCCTGACGACCCCATCCCACTCCAAGATCTAGTTTCTGCTGGCCGCCTTGGGACCAGCGTCAGAAAGACATTGCTGCTGTGCTCTCCTCAGCCTGATGGTAAGGTGGTCTACACCTCCCTGCAGTGGGCCAGCCTGCAGTGA